A region of Reichenbachiella carrageenanivorans DNA encodes the following proteins:
- a CDS encoding M28 family metallopeptidase: MKKIFLSLLTLAALNVQAQQSELAMKYANTITTDDLFDYLGILASDALEGRETGERGQRMAAALISHHFQSEGLVAPVKNGDQMSYYQNVPLVSSKITKAYLKIGKKQYDNFNKTVFVGTGVTNGEMDTQIVFVGNGDAANYEGIDVAGKAVLLFTENNYRKTVSASKVAAEKGAKLVLVVRTSTDEMLEELITSYRGYLEAGRMSVDTGIEADEYLGMFYTAPSLMKDLVGKNYEKLKELTDNGSVSEIQKVKQGKFAFGIEKEVKKIKSENVMGYLEGTDLKDELVVITSHYDHLGRRGDKIFNGADDDGSGTAGVMELAQAFAMAKAEGNGPRRSLLFLAFTGEEKGLLGSEYYADHPVFPLANTITNLNMDMIGRNDEDNYKDKDYVCLVGSDKLSQELHDISEQVNATYTNLDLNYVYNDENHPEQIYYRSDHWNFAKNGIPVIFYTTGSHDDYHKETDTIEKIEKDVYLQRTKLVFYTAWELVNRDKRPALTVK, translated from the coding sequence CGATGATTTGTTTGATTACTTAGGTATTTTGGCCTCAGATGCACTCGAAGGTCGAGAGACTGGCGAACGTGGTCAGCGTATGGCTGCTGCACTGATCAGTCATCATTTTCAAAGTGAGGGGCTTGTTGCTCCTGTGAAAAACGGAGACCAAATGAGCTATTATCAAAATGTGCCATTGGTGTCTTCTAAGATTACAAAGGCCTATTTGAAAATAGGTAAAAAACAATATGATAACTTCAACAAAACAGTATTTGTAGGTACTGGTGTAACCAACGGAGAAATGGATACTCAGATAGTATTTGTAGGCAATGGTGATGCCGCTAACTACGAAGGTATCGACGTAGCTGGCAAAGCAGTCCTTTTGTTTACCGAAAACAATTATAGAAAAACGGTAAGTGCCTCTAAAGTAGCAGCAGAAAAAGGTGCCAAGCTGGTATTGGTAGTGCGTACATCTACCGACGAAATGCTGGAAGAGTTGATCACTTCATACAGAGGCTATCTGGAAGCAGGAAGAATGAGCGTAGATACAGGAATAGAAGCCGACGAATATTTGGGGATGTTTTATACTGCACCTAGTTTGATGAAAGATTTGGTGGGTAAAAACTATGAAAAGCTAAAAGAGCTCACGGACAATGGATCTGTCAGTGAAATTCAAAAAGTGAAACAAGGAAAATTCGCTTTTGGAATCGAAAAGGAAGTTAAAAAAATCAAATCAGAAAATGTGATGGGCTACCTAGAAGGTACTGATCTCAAAGATGAACTGGTAGTGATCACCTCGCATTATGATCACTTAGGAAGAAGAGGAGACAAGATTTTTAACGGTGCTGACGACGATGGATCGGGTACGGCCGGAGTCATGGAATTGGCACAGGCTTTTGCCATGGCAAAAGCAGAAGGAAATGGGCCACGTAGAAGCCTCTTGTTTTTGGCGTTTACTGGAGAAGAGAAAGGTTTGTTAGGTTCAGAGTATTATGCGGATCATCCAGTGTTTCCATTGGCCAATACCATCACGAATCTCAATATGGACATGATTGGTAGAAATGACGAAGACAATTACAAAGACAAAGACTATGTGTGCCTTGTAGGATCAGATAAACTTTCGCAAGAGCTGCATGATATAAGTGAGCAGGTCAACGCTACGTATACCAATCTGGATTTGAACTATGTGTATAATGATGAGAATCATCCAGAGCAAATTTACTATCGATCAGATCACTGGAATTTTGCAAAAAATGGTATTCCAGTTATTTTTTATACCACTGGTTCTCATGATGACTATCACAAGGAAACAGATACCATAGAAAAGATAGAAAAAGATGTGTACTTACAGCGAACCAAATTGGTTTTCTACACAGCCTGGGAATTGGTAAACAGAGATAAACGTCCTGCACTCACTGTAAAGTAG